The following are from one region of the Vitis riparia cultivar Riparia Gloire de Montpellier isolate 1030 chromosome 9, EGFV_Vit.rip_1.0, whole genome shotgun sequence genome:
- the LOC117922759 gene encoding putative pentatricopeptide repeat-containing protein At1g16830 isoform X3, whose product MVRKWRLFLKTPFHFFNPKTPSLTPLFSLSNHPQNPKFTRENHNFPEKKPGLVLTDQLLESTLLNCPSDLIALSFFLWCAKQPNFFHHRRAFDHMVDVVARLTQKSGTIRGVMDELGSIGCVVKAQTFLLLLRICWRGKLYGLVFDVYEEMIAFGLRHILWGKLLVGLFKILTHQAGTLKMHADNCGTSRQIWLSCCVMCEDIFSSHWVNSCGASFGSFWQ is encoded by the exons ATGGTACGGAAATGGAGATTATTCCTCAAAACTCCGTTTCACTTCTTCAATCCAAAAACTCCCTCTTTAACTCCACTTTTCTCTCTATCCAATCACCCCCAGAACCCTAAATTTACTCGggaaaatcataattttccGGAGAAAAAACCCGGACTGGTCCTGACAGACCAACTCCTGGAGTCCACACTCCTGAACTGCCCTTCTGATTTGATTGCTCTCAGCTTCTTCCTGTGGTGTGCCAAACAGCCCAATTTCTTCCACCATCGTCGAGCCTTTGATCATATGGTTGATGTAGTGGCTCGGCTCACTCAGAAGAGCGGAACTATAAGAGGGGTTATGGATGAATTGGGGAGTATTGGTTGTGTGGTAAAGGCTCAaacttttttgcttttgttgaGGATTTGTTGGCGTGGGAAATTGTATGGGTTGGTGTTTGATGTTTATGAGGAAATGATTGCATTCGG GTTGAGACATATTTTGTGGGGGAAATTGCTTGTTGGCTTATTTAAGATATTGACGCATCAAGCAGGCACACTGAAG ATGCACGCTGACAATTGTGGAACAAGCCGGCAAATATGGTTGAGTTGTTGTGTCATGTGTGAGGACATTTTCTCTTCACATTGGGTGAACTCATGTG GTGCTTCATTTGGGAGCTTTTGGCAATGA
- the LOC117922759 gene encoding putative pentatricopeptide repeat-containing protein At1g16830 isoform X2 — MVRKWRLFLKTPFHFFNPKTPSLTPLFSLSNHPQNPKFTRENHNFPEKKPGLVLTDQLLESTLLNCPSDLIALSFFLWCAKQPNFFHHRRAFDHMVDVVARLTQKSGTIRGVMDELGSIGCVVKAQTFLLLLRICWRGKLYGLVFDVYEEMIAFGLNDLVGVGDVLRMMLRKGYCPSVEIFSMVLNCFCKVGRFAEAFQVLGLMATLGIPISVTVWSILIDGYRRIGKIGRAGNLLEKMVETGCSPNVVTYTTLIKGFMESGMVSRALDVLRIMGTKGCDYDLVLYNVLIDCLSKVGRYDDALGIFFSLPKRKMVPDSYTFSSILSAICLSQRFSLLPKLFSSGLEVHTDLVVCNSLLSYFCKAGFPSLAVEFYNDMLDRGFMIDQYSFVGLLSGLCGSGRVDEAVNVYSGILVNHSDLDAHIHTIIIGGLIKAGKFHRAVRLFKKAMVERYTLDAVSYTVAIYGLLKGGRTGEACTLYSQMKEAGLAPNAHTYNIILSCFCKERDMEMVKQMIQEMIAAGVELECDTLIRITNFLFKLKFSHSVFNLLIEMWGAGLMPNKAIDALLLNGLSCGVKINDMNLTLLKAKLEDTLLLDTSGSDDLSDVAALAG, encoded by the exons ATGGTACGGAAATGGAGATTATTCCTCAAAACTCCGTTTCACTTCTTCAATCCAAAAACTCCCTCTTTAACTCCACTTTTCTCTCTATCCAATCACCCCCAGAACCCTAAATTTACTCGggaaaatcataattttccGGAGAAAAAACCCGGACTGGTCCTGACAGACCAACTCCTGGAGTCCACACTCCTGAACTGCCCTTCTGATTTGATTGCTCTCAGCTTCTTCCTGTGGTGTGCCAAACAGCCCAATTTCTTCCACCATCGTCGAGCCTTTGATCATATGGTTGATGTAGTGGCTCGGCTCACTCAGAAGAGCGGAACTATAAGAGGGGTTATGGATGAATTGGGGAGTATTGGTTGTGTGGTAAAGGCTCAaacttttttgcttttgttgaGGATTTGTTGGCGTGGGAAATTGTATGGGTTGGTGTTTGATGTTTATGAGGAAATGATTGCATTCGG GTTGAATGATTTGGTTGGTGTCGGCGATGTTCTTAGAATGATGTTGAGGAAGGGGTATTGCCCCAGTGTTGagatattttcaatggttttgaattgtttttgtaaAGTGGGTAGGTTTGCAGAGGCATTCCAAGTGTTGGGTTTGATGGCAACTTTGGGAATTCCGATTTCTGTGACTGTTTGGAGTATATTGATTGATGGGTATCGTAGAATTGGCAAGATTGGTAGGGCGGGTAATTTGTTGGAGAAGATGGTTGAGACTGGTTGTTCTCCTAATGTTGTAACTTATACAACTTTGATTAAGGGATTTATGGAATCAGGAATGGTTAGTCGCGCATTAGATGTGCTACGTATTATGGGAACTAAAGGGTGTGATTATGATTTGGTTCTTTATAATGTATTAATAGATTGTCTCTCCAAGGTTGGGAGATATGATGATGCACTTGGCATATTCTTCAGTTTGCCAAAACGAAAAATGGTGCCTGATTCTTATACTTTTAGTTCTATATTGTCTGCAATATGTTTATCCCAAAGGTTTTCACTTTTACCCAAGTTATTTAGCAGTGGACTAGAGGTACATACTGATCTAGTCGTATGTAACTCACTTCTAAGCTATTTTTGTAAGGCTGGGTTCCCATCCCTTGCTGTGGAGTTTTATAATGACATGTTAGATAGAGGTTTTATGATAGATCAGTATAGTTTCGTTGGATTATTGAGTGGGCTATGTGGCTCTGGAAGAGTAGATGAGGCTGTTAATGTGTACAGTGGGATTTTAGTAAACCATTCTGATCTTGATGCTCATATCCATACCATAATTATAGGTGGTCTTATTAAAGCTGGCAAGTTTCATAGAGCTGTCAGATTGTTTAAGAAAGCCATGGTAGAGAGGTACACACTGGATGCTGTATCATACACAGTTGCCATTTACGGACTTCTCAAGGGTGGTAGAACTGGGGAAGCTTGTACCTTGTATAGCCAAATGAAGGAGGCTGGTTTAGCTCCTAATGCACACACGTATAACATAATACTCTCATGTTTCTGTAAGGAAAGAGACATGGAAATGGTCAAACAGATGATACAAGAAATGATTGCTGCAGGTGTTGAACTTGAGTGTGATACGCTCATAAGGATAACCAATTTCTTGTTCAAATTGAAGTTTTCTCATTCAGTCTTCAACTTATTAATTGAGATGTGGGGTGCAGGATTGATGCCTAATAAGGCAATAGATGCACTATTGTTGAATGGACTTTCCTGTGgtgtaaaaataaatgatatgaatCTCACACTGTTGAAAGCTAAGCTAGAGGATACTCTATTATTGGATACTTCTGGCTCAGATGACCTTTCTGATGTGGCTGCTTTAGCAGGTTGA
- the LOC117922759 gene encoding putative pentatricopeptide repeat-containing protein At1g16830 isoform X1 — protein sequence MVRKWRLFLKTPFHFFNPKTPSLTPLFSLSNHPQNPKFTRENHNFPEKKPGLVLTDQLLESTLLNCPSDLIALSFFLWCAKQPNFFHHRRAFDHMVDVVARLTQKSGTIRGVMDELGSIGCVVKAQTFLLLLRICWRGKLYGLVFDVYEEMIAFGYVPNAFVCNVIIDVLFKIKRGEVALKFLKETRVSNFLTFSIALCNLCRLNDLVGVGDVLRMMLRKGYCPSVEIFSMVLNCFCKVGRFAEAFQVLGLMATLGIPISVTVWSILIDGYRRIGKIGRAGNLLEKMVETGCSPNVVTYTTLIKGFMESGMVSRALDVLRIMGTKGCDYDLVLYNVLIDCLSKVGRYDDALGIFFSLPKRKMVPDSYTFSSILSAICLSQRFSLLPKLFSSGLEVHTDLVVCNSLLSYFCKAGFPSLAVEFYNDMLDRGFMIDQYSFVGLLSGLCGSGRVDEAVNVYSGILVNHSDLDAHIHTIIIGGLIKAGKFHRAVRLFKKAMVERYTLDAVSYTVAIYGLLKGGRTGEACTLYSQMKEAGLAPNAHTYNIILSCFCKERDMEMVKQMIQEMIAAGVELECDTLIRITNFLFKLKFSHSVFNLLIEMWGAGLMPNKAIDALLLNGLSCGVKINDMNLTLLKAKLEDTLLLDTSGSDDLSDVAALAG from the coding sequence ATGGTACGGAAATGGAGATTATTCCTCAAAACTCCGTTTCACTTCTTCAATCCAAAAACTCCCTCTTTAACTCCACTTTTCTCTCTATCCAATCACCCCCAGAACCCTAAATTTACTCGggaaaatcataattttccGGAGAAAAAACCCGGACTGGTCCTGACAGACCAACTCCTGGAGTCCACACTCCTGAACTGCCCTTCTGATTTGATTGCTCTCAGCTTCTTCCTGTGGTGTGCCAAACAGCCCAATTTCTTCCACCATCGTCGAGCCTTTGATCATATGGTTGATGTAGTGGCTCGGCTCACTCAGAAGAGCGGAACTATAAGAGGGGTTATGGATGAATTGGGGAGTATTGGTTGTGTGGTAAAGGCTCAaacttttttgcttttgttgaGGATTTGTTGGCGTGGGAAATTGTATGGGTTGGTGTTTGATGTTTATGAGGAAATGATTGCATTCGGGTATGTTCCAAATGCGTTTGTTTGTAATGTGATCATTGATGTTTTGTTCAAGATTAAGCGAGGAGAAGTGGCCCTTAAGTTCTTGAAGGAGACCCGGGTTTCCAATTTTTTGACATTTAGTATTGCGTTGTGTAATTTATGCAGGTTGAATGATTTGGTTGGTGTCGGCGATGTTCTTAGAATGATGTTGAGGAAGGGGTATTGCCCCAGTGTTGagatattttcaatggttttgaattgtttttgtaaAGTGGGTAGGTTTGCAGAGGCATTCCAAGTGTTGGGTTTGATGGCAACTTTGGGAATTCCGATTTCTGTGACTGTTTGGAGTATATTGATTGATGGGTATCGTAGAATTGGCAAGATTGGTAGGGCGGGTAATTTGTTGGAGAAGATGGTTGAGACTGGTTGTTCTCCTAATGTTGTAACTTATACAACTTTGATTAAGGGATTTATGGAATCAGGAATGGTTAGTCGCGCATTAGATGTGCTACGTATTATGGGAACTAAAGGGTGTGATTATGATTTGGTTCTTTATAATGTATTAATAGATTGTCTCTCCAAGGTTGGGAGATATGATGATGCACTTGGCATATTCTTCAGTTTGCCAAAACGAAAAATGGTGCCTGATTCTTATACTTTTAGTTCTATATTGTCTGCAATATGTTTATCCCAAAGGTTTTCACTTTTACCCAAGTTATTTAGCAGTGGACTAGAGGTACATACTGATCTAGTCGTATGTAACTCACTTCTAAGCTATTTTTGTAAGGCTGGGTTCCCATCCCTTGCTGTGGAGTTTTATAATGACATGTTAGATAGAGGTTTTATGATAGATCAGTATAGTTTCGTTGGATTATTGAGTGGGCTATGTGGCTCTGGAAGAGTAGATGAGGCTGTTAATGTGTACAGTGGGATTTTAGTAAACCATTCTGATCTTGATGCTCATATCCATACCATAATTATAGGTGGTCTTATTAAAGCTGGCAAGTTTCATAGAGCTGTCAGATTGTTTAAGAAAGCCATGGTAGAGAGGTACACACTGGATGCTGTATCATACACAGTTGCCATTTACGGACTTCTCAAGGGTGGTAGAACTGGGGAAGCTTGTACCTTGTATAGCCAAATGAAGGAGGCTGGTTTAGCTCCTAATGCACACACGTATAACATAATACTCTCATGTTTCTGTAAGGAAAGAGACATGGAAATGGTCAAACAGATGATACAAGAAATGATTGCTGCAGGTGTTGAACTTGAGTGTGATACGCTCATAAGGATAACCAATTTCTTGTTCAAATTGAAGTTTTCTCATTCAGTCTTCAACTTATTAATTGAGATGTGGGGTGCAGGATTGATGCCTAATAAGGCAATAGATGCACTATTGTTGAATGGACTTTCCTGTGgtgtaaaaataaatgatatgaatCTCACACTGTTGAAAGCTAAGCTAGAGGATACTCTATTATTGGATACTTCTGGCTCAGATGACCTTTCTGATGTGGCTGCTTTAGCAGGTTGA